The genomic stretch GATGTTTCTATCACCTTCAATCTAAAGGCTCTAGTGGCTACTTCTGTTGTACTCATCGTTGTGAACCTTTTCACCTTGATTTCAAATAGTGTTATTGTCTTGTCCCTGGTCAAGTTTTACGCCATTGACCACCAGTGGACAAGGAAAGGTAATGCAATCCCCATTTTGTTAATGACCTCACTGGCCTGTACGGACTTGCTCATTGCTGTGTGCGTCATGCCATTCAACGTGGTGGAAATGGTTTACAACGGCAAGTGGACACTGTCCAAGCTCATGTGCACTGCTCGATATGAAGTGAGTCATCTGTTGAGCATCGCCTCCGTCCTGCACGTGACCTGCATGGCATTGGATCGATTCCTTGCTGTCACAAAACCGTTTCAGTATCGAACTTATAAGAAGAGATTTGGAATCCTGCTGCTTTGTGCGTCATGGATAATCCCAATTGCGGTAGCGATTCTACCCACGATAAACCATTGGCACCAGCAGGGACTCCAAGATGTTTTGACGTCATTAGAGAACAGCACTACCTGCACAAGATTTTTCAACCGCACATTTCTTATCACAACTATTTCAATCTCGCTGTATGCGCCCCTAGCGGCGACCTACATTTTATACGCCGCCATTTTGgtgcaaataataaaaaatgtgaagAAGAGAAAATCGTTGCTTACTGATGGTACTCTCCACAccaaaagcaaaacaaaagtgGGGGCAGACGTAAAAATGGTTGAATTAATCTCGACTACATCTAGCAGCTACAGCTGCACTGTCAATCCAAAGTTCACCATATCTACTTCTGAAGCTCTAACTACAGTTCAAGACAATGTTATTACAGAAAGGCACGCCAAACGTTCCAGCTCTCTTGAAAGTGGTAAAGCGTATAGAACCATCGGGTGTATTCTCCTCTGCTTGTCTGCATGTTACTTTCCGGTAGTCATGGTAACCAGTGTATACCGCTATGACACTATGAAAATGCCCATGTGGTTGGCGACTCTAATGGGCTGGTTGCCTCTCCTGAGCTCTACACTCAACCCGATCATCTACTGCAGCAGCCTCACTGTGAGAAGAGCTCTGCACCATTTCTACAACTCATCAAGCAGTTTCTTTTCATAGATAAATGTGCAAgcaacttaataataataataataataatttttgttgtcCGTatgaaaatttgtcttacaatttgtgcattacaccaaacaaaaaacattatgactataagaaaccaaagtgtacattcaccccagactcattcataatttacatgtgacaaagtttatttcagattgttcctatttaatgatttgattgtcaggggaacaaaagagtgtttgtgtctgtttgtctttgctatcggtgtcttgtatctcttttgtgatggtaaaatcacaaaatcctgacacaaaagctttttttttaaatagatgtttgtctcaaacagctgcccaaatggggtttgttttttgccaatgattttatcagcagcatttaggattctataaaggtTATTTTGCGAACCTGTAAATATTACAATCACAATgttctttatattaaataaagagACTGCTTCAAATTCATGGTATACAGTGACACTATAAcctattatagcttttattttttacattgacaatgCTTAAATGATCGATTCTCCATTGACCTATCCAATCCAAAGCATTGCTATgtttaacataaataaaaaaatgtttcaacaatTCACAGATAGAATCGACGTAATTTGAAACTGAATTTTACAAAGACAATGGATAAATCGAATTAATGGTTCATGATGTGTATTCGTTTGCTATGTTGTTTTTGGGTTATTTACTATTTACTCACAATTTTATGGCTAGCAAAGCATTAATTTTCTTAAAGAAAAGAGTGCAGGgcaatcagtggcgtagctaggaatttgtcaTCCTTTGGGGGCcttgggggcttgacctctttgggggcccctgcattttgcgtaataatttaatgtaaaaaaaacactcatttgggggcccgggggattttcaaattttcccccaccctagctacgcctctgaggGCATTTATTATTAACTATTTCAAATGTAGCTACGTCTAATGgtttaagttttaattatatatttcaataccaatctcttccttttttttttattggtaggCCTGTTATAGATATCTTTCAACAATACAAACCAATTTAAATACAGACTACACACATATCTTCCTACAGCACATTGCCATGTACCATGAGGTCCCCTGCACAGCCTACCTAATTTAGtttactttgtttatttccaaGGTTGTGTTCGTGTTTTTGAGTTggatcaatttaaataaaatgacaaagcAACTTGATTTAAGTTAAATTTTGATTGATCTATGTTCAACAAGTCAGAGCGCATGCTTATTATAGTTCTAAGTCCTTATTAAAACTGGGTTTTCCCCTCTGATAATGTATTGCTGCATACTATTAGGCAGTCCAAGTTGGCCAACGCTGGTATGTAGTGGCTTGTGACATAAGCACTGAAGGATGACCAGTCTACAGAGACCTTCTAAAGTCAAGCAGTTAGACAGACTGTGGACTAACTGGAAATACAATGACTGTATTCTTTCATGTCTTGAAGAGATctcttttttatattgttttatatgtGCTTGTAAATGTGTACTTTGACTGATTCTATTTGGGGATCTGAGTTTTGGAGAATATAAGTTGTAACTGGGAACCACGAAACCCAACAGAATGAGTTCTTTTGCTAGAGTTAGTCGAGAATGGTCGTGAAAATCTGCTTTTCTTTTGACGACGCCAAGAATTTTAACTAACGGAGTCTCACATAGATCATTGAGAGCGTTTACGCTGGCCCCGTGTTCAAAGAGAACCAAGATGGCGTCCCTGTTGCAATACGTGCAAGCCACGTGCATGGCGGTGTTGCCTTGAACTTTGTCTCTGGCTTCAATGTCAGGGCCAGAGTTCATGAGTAGAGAAATGATCTCTCGACTCGACTGCGTGGCTGCTAGATGAAGTATTGTTTTGCCATTCGGTTCTCTGGCTCTGACATCTGCTCCGAAATGTAAGACAGTTTTGATGATGTCATTGTCTCCTGAAGACACAGCTCTGAACAGTTGAGACTTCTCTTTGTAAGTTGAATTTGCATTGGCGCCATTATTTAGCTGGGAAATAAAGTTTTGCTATAAGATTGTAAATAGATCAATAATGATGGTCTATTGATATTTAAGTACTATTATATAGATAATATTGAAATGATAAGGATAATatgttagtttttattttattttgatatcatATTTATAGTACATTGATCGACGTCAAAATTATTTTGTcacaaaagaaattaaaagtacTGTTAGGCCTAAATAATGCAATAACCATGCAAGACCATTTCTGTAGGCActgaatttaaaataatgaatgtaATTGAGTCCAGAAGTTTACTTTAATTGTCTGTAATCTTACTCCATGAAAATggtctacattttaaaaacttattttatcTTACGGATGAAAGATACCGTTAGATATAATGATGAGAATTAAGGGTAAGgccaataaacaaaaataaaattattaaacaaaaaatgtctctTAGTGTTTTTCCTATCAACAcaattattgttggtctagatatTTTAGGAGAAAACTTCTGTCAATGAACTCTTTTTAGCTGCTAAGTGATAAGATAGATATTTTCAacacatggctgcctggtcgtgtggtatgcgctggactgtcgtctcgatggttccCAGTTCATGTCCTGCCCCTTACCATCccccagtcgtcctgcgggaggtttggactaggaagtagattatcttcaactctgaaggaacatcaatatttattttttatttatgtagcAACTGTATTGATTTCAAGGGGGATAACTGCAAACAACGTACCAATAAGTTCACTATATGGTGAGACTTCAAAGTAATAGCTTCAGCTAGAAGTTCATCCAGAGATATTTCTTCTTCGACACCTAATGGTGTGTGCGAGCCATCCAGTCTGTATACAGACGATAGCATGTCAGTGATCAGACGAAAGTCGTTATGTTTCACAGCCTCGCGCAGGACATTCTTCTTAGACACAGGACACACGCTTCTCGCCATCTTTGAGATTTCAGTTGCACTGAAGCGTCACGCCAGTCCTGTGAAACATTTCGTCCAGTTTTGTAAGAAAGTAATGGGCGAAATAATTATAGGAAAGAAATGATTCAATGTGAAATGATTATAATTTCTTGTCAGTAACtaaaatgttctataaatagtTATGTATGTGAAATTTAGAGTGTAACTCaacccagggccggccttacaaatTGCGGGCCTAATTTAATGGATGCTCACTAGGccctcttctattttttttacaatagtaactatctctataaattataaactataaatctctataaattataaactataaatcTCTACAAATTAGAtcctatttatataattttatcaCCATTTATTACACATCATGCATAGGAAGCAGCTCAAATGCAGCAGGCGGTAGCgggttaattaaagttacgtcaatcctacgatacactaaatatgttaaccctttaagtcctacatctttaaacaCCTGTAACAAGAGCCATGACAGGTAGTAATGTGTTAAATGTAAATTTCGGGGCCCCTGCTAGGTGCGGGGCCAAATTTGGAGCAATTGGTAAAATCAGTCTAAGGCCGTCCCTGGGTAAACCAAATAGTACTTTTAAacatgacgttttttttttaatcaacattaTTTTGTACCCATGTGTTATTTAGATATTTAATTTCTGCCactttagtgttttttttctgactgATTCAGACAACTCGGCCTGTGCTTTAATTGCAATGGAAAACAGAGAGAACTTATATGAATTTGTCTTTGCATGAACTTTTCCTGATTCATTTCGAACGAATTTGTTCAATTCTATGTCCACGATGTAGAGCTAGAACTGTTATGTGTTTTCGTATGAGGTATGTACAACTTATTATTAGctagtttataaaaaaatttaatattttgtcctacttttttttcatatatctgagagttccccctttcagaccgtgggatctatagggctgatgatgctaaggtcatttttttttccaactaaagtcaggtattcattagagatggatggactcaggggcgcaataaaaatatcaaaatgcgaaatcccagtcttcaccgagattcaaacccaggactccaggttcggaagccaagtgcttaacaactcagccaccgcgcccccatatAGTTGAGAATGGAATACAAAATGAGTCAGTGGAATAGTAATTAAAAATATCTAACTTGTGACCGTAAGACTTATTCCTGTCTTCTATTGACAGGGACTTCTGCGTGGATCTGTACATATCTGTCAATTTACACCTTCATTCTCCCAGACGTTGATTTGTACACAGGCCTAACATTTTGGCAGCAGACGTGTAACAACTAACGTTTGGACAGTCTTTccattgtctttttaaaatctagaaaTGCACGCGACCTAAGTGTTCCCACTAGCCTAGTGTATGTTGTGTAGCATGAAATGCTTTGTCTTTGTtagaacaaaatgaaaacatgcGTAAGCTCATTACTGCAAGATGTGTCAAAAAttatgtacaaattatttaAGTTAATTATGACTAGACTATAagactttgaaaaaattatGAATACTTATACATTAcaatttgtttaaagttttattactgAAAGTACTTACTGAGTCGAGTATAGCAGAAACTTGTCTTCTTACTTCTTTACTGGAATCGTCTGCTAACTGAGGACTTATGCTAGTCCATGAACTTTTCACCTATGCTCTTTGACCTTTTTAGTAATGCCcatttaaaaacacaagaaaCGTAATCCGTTCCTAGTTAGGGCATTTTAAACTGATGGAacttcgtgtgtgtgtgtgtgtatgtgtgtgtgcgtctgCTGTTGGTAAGAAATGAAACGAATGAACGTGTCCATGTGAAcgttgaaaaatatttaattgttaGGTAAAGAATTCGGTacggtttagaaaaaaaacccaacattaAATATCTGTCATGTCTGCGTGTTTGTCTTTTTCCTTCACTAACGAATGCAATGGATTGAGGGAGTTCCGAGTCTATATTTAGTCGTTCCAGCCCAACGCTTTAAGCCTATCCCAATAAAccaactgccccccccccttaacccTGAGACCACTTGAAactcaaacaaataaaaacatttaacattgaGGTGAACAGTCAATAAGCTTTAGTGCGAATCAGACCTGCGTGAAACATATTGTGTGTAATTGTAGACTCTGTCAAAGATTGAATTTCTCCTTTCTTATCTATTGATTTGATCAATGCTAGTATTATATTCGATATGCAGGTGTTCGATCAGCTTAATCCTTGGTCCTTCTCTTCAGGGGCGGACTGTCAATGTGGGCATTGGGGAAAATTTCCAGTTAAGTATGTTCGCTTTTCATTACTCCTGGAGTAATATCAAatagatgcatgacgcttaggacgtaataatcttctattttgaagtaacgtctgtattttataagaaaagataagaagaTTCTAAATCTTGTAATGTACATTTTTGTACATATTTAGATTTCATTTAGACTTCCAGCCAACATACGTTACAGAAGTCCATAACCCACACATGCACGCTTTCAGTTTCCCATGATGTATCATGTAACTCAACATGTAAGGACTAGCACGCATAGACAAGCCAGGTTAGTAGTGGACACGATGGTATGGCAAATCCAGGAGTGATTTTAACACCCAGAAAACTGCTTGGTCGTGCGTATGCGGGATGGaatgtcgttcggtcgtcttgatggtcccgggccccgggttcataccctgcccgctgccgaCCCCCGTGGGGAAGTTTTTCGACTAGGAAGtgttatcttcaattctgaaggatcactcgaaacatgtcaaacaaaaataaaacaaaacagcatAATGACACTCaaaatcaataacaaacaatactGTGAAATCAAAGATCGACACAGCTCTAGATACGCGATACCTATCATTAAAACCAACACTGTATTCTAATGTCCCAATGTCATTCACTGCTCtgataatgatttcatgtgtgtgtgtgtatatatatatatgtgtgtgtgtgtgtaggtgttAGTGTGAATTCAGCAGAAACAGTTGTTCGGTTGTAGCActattgagaaaaaaataatttaagatattttattttagtttcaatCTTTAGTAGTTTCAATGTATTGTTTCCAAATGAATATTTCTGCGTTCATTATCTgaccttgactttcgtcgttgGGGCGCTGTGACATTTCGCGCAACCAGATCCCTCCTCCACTTttcctggtcagcagctgtCCTTAGCAGGAGATCAAGAGACAGGCCGGTCACAGCTGTCCTTAGCAGGAGATCAAGAGACAGGCCGGTCACAGCTGTCCTTAGCAGGAGATCAAGAGACAGGCCGGTCACAGCTGTCCTTAGCAGGAGATCAAGAGACAGGCCGGTCACAGCTGTCCTTAGCAGGAGATCAAGAGACAGGCCGGTCACAGCTGTCCTTAGCAGGAGATCAAGAGACAGGCCGGTCACAGCTGTCCTTAGCAGGAGATCAAGAGACAGGCCGGTCACAGCTGTCCTTAGCAGGAGATCAAGAGACAGGCCGGTCACAGCTGTCCTTAGCAGGAGATCAAGAGACAGGCCGGTCACAGCTGTCCTTAGCAGGAGATCAAGAGACAGGCCGGTCACAGCTGTCCTTAGCATGACCAGACAAGTACGACCATATAAACAGTCATACCATTAAGATTAACATTTCCTGTATTTCATTGTGTCGATTATAAATGATATTTGTAGATTATTCTTGAGAAACTTTGTCTTGCAGTCATTGCAATgtgaacacttttgaaacaaaacattagagctatatgtatatgttttatAGCTTTAAGTAACATGTGCATGAACTAAGCGTCATTTGTAGTTCCTCGtatttaatgtattaaaatgttactatttttttttttttatatttgacgcAAAttaaattttcctgaacattattttttgtaaagtatGACTTGAACAGAAGTGTTGTGACTTGAACAGAAGTGTTGTGACTTGAACAGAAGTGTTGTGACTTGAACAGAAGTGTTGTGACTTGAACAGAAGTGTTGTGACTTGAACAGAAGTGTTGTGACTTGAACAGAAGTGTTGTGACTTGAACAGAAGTGTTGTGACTTGAACAGAAGTGTTGTGACTTGAACAGTAGTGTTGTGACTTGAACAGAAGTGTTGTGACTTGAACAGAAGTGTTGTGACTTGAACAGAAGTGTTGTGACTTGAACAGAAGTGTTGTGACTTGAACAGAAGTGTGaaaacaagagaaacatttaaaatactttttaaaaaagacacttCCCTTATGCAACTTATAGatcaattatttttctattaataaatgataaaagttagatttgaaaaaaatttaaaacatttttacccctcccccctttcaccagagaaagaatcctggtttaGCGAATGTATGAATAGACTAGACTTTATCATATTTCCACGATAGGCTTctggatctagacttagaagcaGGCTTAGTAGACGATGCACACAATTTTTcagaacatttatttaattaactctttctctccgtaattatttaccacattctggtggaatcaacgctggtatcgtcagttaggagagaaagagttaaactcttgaatcaataatgccttacattccgaaattcccgaacgcgatagtcctttctagaacgtgatagtcctttctagaacgtgatagtcctttctagaacgcgatagtcctttctagaacgtgatagtcctttctagaacgcgatagtccttgctagaacgcgatagtcctctctagaacgtgatagtcctttctagaacgtgatagtcctttctaGAACGTTATAGTCCTTTCTAGTTCGCGATAGTCCTTTctagaacgtgatagtcctttctagaacgtgatagtcctttctagaacgtgatagtcctttctagaacgtgatagtcctttctaTAACGTGATAGTCCTCTCTAGCACGTGATAGTCCTCTctagaacgtgatagtcctttcaaaaccgatgttaaATCTAGACCTTAATCTTGTTctctagtcatttttttttattaatttctttttttacttgaaaaattataaaaacagtcaaaccagagtttcccccatgtggccaacaaaCTGGTAATTATTTTCTCAGCCATATAAATCAAcggttaaatttctagaaaaatctttagagccgattttgagatcagcgtccaagTTCCACCCTCCACCCACCCGCcatcca from Biomphalaria glabrata chromosome 9, xgBioGlab47.1, whole genome shotgun sequence encodes the following:
- the LOC106062636 gene encoding serine/threonine-protein phosphatase 6 regulatory ankyrin repeat subunit B-like, encoding MARSVCPVSKKNVLREAVKHNDFRLITDMLSSVYRLDGSHTPLGVEEEISLDELLAEAITLKSHHIVNLLLNNGANANSTYKEKSQLFRAVSSGDNDIIKTVLHFGADVRAREPNGKTILHLAATQSSREIISLLMNSGPDIEARDKVQGNTAMHVACTYCNRDAILVLFEHGASVNALNDLCETPLVKILGVVKRKADFHDHSRLTLAKELILLGFVVPSYNLYSPKLRSPNRISQSTHLQAHIKQYKKEISSRHERIQSLYFQLVHSLSNCLTLEGLCRLVILQCLCHKPLHTSVGQLGLPNSMQQYIIRGENPVLIRT